CGTCGGACAGGTCGGTCGGTTTCCTCATCTGTGACACCAGATTCaggtttttgtgtgttttaaaccGTTCTTTCATCCTGACATCTTACTTTTGCTGCTTGCAAAGAGGGAAACTAAATTCCATTCCCAGTCCTACGTGTGTTATTGAACATCTCAGCTCAGGTCATGACCTCATGAACACTCTCAGTGCACAGCGTCCTTACTTTGGCCTGCAGGTCCTCTGAGCTGCTGGCGTCCAGGTAGAGTTCCAGCAGCCTGGGCAGCACGTCGGCCGTGGCCACCGCGTTGGCGTGCTCGGGGGTGTGACGACCTATCTGGCCGATGGACCAGGCTGTGGCCGCCTTGATGTGATGTTCAGGTTCCTCGGACAGACACAGGGAAAGCTGGAGCACCCCCTTCAGGAAAGGAGGGCCATGTTAGACCTTAGTGGATGTTCCTGGTTTTAGTGATCGGTTGTGCaaacagaggagagaaggacgaccacacacacacacgcacgcaccttGGAAACTATGACAGCCATGGCGAGGTTCTCACTGTGAGCTGCCACATATCCCAGCATCATGATCCCCGGCAGACGCAGGTGTCCGTGACAGTTGCCGAGATAGTCGATCACTTCTGCGATGCCACCGCAATTCACAATCACCTGGGACAGCTGGGAAAAAGACACGCTAGCACTGTAagtctactgtgtgtgtgtgtgtgtgcgtgtgtgtgtgtgtgtgtgcttgcagtacCTCTGGCGTGTGCTTCACCACCTCCCTCATCAGGGTGGTGACGTTCTTCTTGACGCAGTCGTCTGGGTCTCTGAGGCAGGCCACTGCTGCAGGGAAGATGTCCGCCTCTATCACCAGCTCTGCCAGGCTGACCGAGTGTTTGCTGATCTGGCTGAGGGCGGAGAACACCTGCCTCTGGACGGAGTAAATAATGTTTCTTATATTTCTATTTATAAAGCACTGTCGCTGAGTCAAAGTCAACTAAAGCCTCACGTGGATTTTAGACAGAGCACGAggtctgtttaaataaaaagatgaatgacATCAAACACATGCTTAGAATCTTTCTAGCCAAATAAAATTAATACAACTGTCTGCCCAAATATGTTAAAATATGTCCCTTTATTCTCTTGGGGATATTATGTAATAATATAACATTAACTTGATTGGAAAAGAATGTAATAATACAGTAATTGCAGAAAACcattcctttttgttttgtttataaaagacaatctcatttttaattcttcttttcattttaaatattaacacaataaaaataactgCAGTATTCAGGTGGAAGCGAACATTTGGCAAAGAAAAGCTCTAACTTGAAACCGCTGCTGGCGTAACTCAGATTTCTGTGTGCGACGCCGTATAATGAGACACCGCTGGACAGATTTATGTCATGATGTTATCTGATCACTGTCCAACCTTGAGTTTGGCATCTGGGTTGAGGATCATCTGTGCCAAGTGTGCGATGGCCCCATTGTCTACCACAATCTGGGCCAGCTCTGGTGTGTGCTTGCAGATATCGCTGAGGGTGGAAGCTGCGATGCGTTTCAGGGCGATCTCGGGCTCCAggagacacagcagcagcagtgggacGGCACCCGCATCCAGAACCACCTGAGACAATGCTGGGGAAAACAATCAGGTAAAGGTAGAAGATCTAAACGTGaacaaatttaaaataaagttctGTTGTTGATAAAGTAaaatgtgtcccccccccccctatataaATGCAAACAGGTCAGTGTCTTCCCTACCTGCGTTGTGTCGGGCGATGCAGCATAGAGCCCAGGCGGCAGCCTCCTTCACCCAGGGGTCAAAGTCCAGCAGACACGGGACCAAGGCTTCGACTCCTCCACAGGACACCACAGCCTGGGACAGCTCCGGGGAGCGTTTGGCAACGGCCCGCAGCAGAAACGCCGATGTCTTCTTGTAGAACCTCTGCATGCAGACGCGTTAAAAATGTAGCAAACATGAGGCTGTTAGAAATGAGACGCCGCACGGCCACTGGTATCGTGTAAAGATGGCAGCAGGATTCAACCTTTTTTTAGGCCACTTTAAAATATAATCCAAACCttccattgatttttttttcctgctgttttcTAATAATTTCTTTTAAACCAATCTAACATCTGAAACATTCTGGAATCTTCCCTGGACCATTTCACCCTCATGAACTGTGGATTTAATTAGTCATTCATTTATTGGAACATAACAAAACTTTTTTCTGATTCAGTGAAACTATAGTGAGCAGGATTTCAGAGAATCGATTATTACACCAAGTTTTATATCCTACAAAAAATTTAATATTATGCATAtataaaatgtcctttttgcCAAATACGTAATCAAATACAGATgaataaatgttatttctaaaatgtgCAATTTAGTttgaattaaaattaattaattcacaaaaaaaataagtgaTCAAATATTGTTCTTTTACGTTTCCATTGACATTTCCCCCTGTATGTAACGACTCCTAAACAGACagtaagaaacaaacaaatagaagGTAGAATGTGCAAAGCATGTGCAGATATATGACCTTTCCtatagtgtatatatatactcctatacatatatatatatatataaagagtcACATTGTGCTTGCACTGAAGACAGGGTGAACCACATCCCCCTTCTGGGCCtcggctgcagagggagaagacAAAGATCTGGCTGCTCTCATGCTTAAAGGACTCTTTCAGGTTTGAAGTGGCCACCAGGCTaactgcccccccgcccccccacactCTGACATTCAATGGGCCAACCCTCGGgttctcctcacacacacacacacttccgcCTCTCTGTTCACGGTGTTTTACTGACGTTCTGTGAGGCCAGGGAGCGGATCGTCTGGGGCAGGATCCCTTCCCTCACCACCGCCTCGGCCAGCTCATCGCTGTGCTCTGCCAGGCGCCCCAGAGCCTGAGCCGCCGTGTGCTGGATGCTGGGCGCCGGGTCCAGCAGCAGGGGCCGGAGCAGCGACAGGACGCCTgccgggggggggagaggggggaggggggtgaacTCTGGGAATCGATCTTTGACAGATAAAGATAAACGAGCTTGTTTTACCAGCTTCTTGGAGGGCGTCTATGTTTTGTGGTCGGGATGCCAGGTCTGCAACAGTTTGTACAAACTGCAGCCTTGATTTTTGGTACAGCTCAAAAACTACAAcgaacacaaaaacacacaaatacacaaacagagTTTAGCTGTTAGCGACATTTAGCTGCTACGGGgcggggcgggttccttcctaCCTTGAATGATCTGTCGTTGGTTCATTATTGATCCGATATAAACGGATTCTGTCAAAAGTTACAACCGGCTCCGTTTTTATTCtgttacaggaaatgttggtgTGCGTTGCCGCGgcaacagacaggaagtagatcGTTCCGTTGCTCCTGCCAAAGATCGTCTACGACAACAGTCAGCCACTCTCGCGCTCTCGAAATACGGTCGTACCTCGTCAGACTTGTTCGTGTGAGAtatcctttaaaaataaaaacattccatCTCAAATTCAAAAGGCTCGCGCCGGCAACCTTCAACCTTCAACCTTTAACCTCACCTGCAATGATGAATGATGACGTCAGTTATTATCACACACCTTAGGCTCCGTCTAACTATTAGTCGCTATATCTCTTACGTCATCTCTTACCTGTGGAAATGTTGTCGTCACTAAAACCCGACGGCTGCAGGTGTGACGACAGTTTACCTGCGAACAGACGAGATCGTGCGCGGGCGCAGCTCGACGCGCACTCAAATCCACCAGATGAAATACCTAACCGATTGACTCGGGGAATCAACtcatataattaattaatatatttattctgcgtAGTTTATTAGTTTACAAAAGTataatatttctttcttttggcgTGAAATTCAGCGGAATAACTGAATCTGTATTGTCTCAGCTTCTCTACTGCTTGCCGCCATGAtaccttttttaaaataatccaGGTCTATATTATCATCTGATTGATTGGCCATGCATTAGTGCTTTTATTTATGATGATTGCTTTCACTGATATTAATGAGAAGTTGAAAGCAGACATTAAAATGCGGTGACCCGGACTGCCGATGTTTAAAATGAGGTATAAGAACACTTTGTTAAGCGTATATGTCTGTCTGTTACCCTGGTTAGGCTATACCTGTTAATCGTATTGATTATTTATaggcattttaaaatgcatgcTTATGTAATTTAAAAGAAGCATTTAAAATATCGAGTTTCCAACAGGTCGCCGGCGCGTTCTTACATTTTCACTTGAAATGTGAACATTGTGAAGCGCTGGTGATTTAATTTGTGGTTGAtatttgttaaatgtttttttaaaccgGATGGACAATTatcatattaaataaaatatttcgaTTTTATCACCATATATTTAGCCTCAATTTATTCGAGTAAACCTGGTTTTCGTTTTATTTGCCTGATAATGATTCCACGTTTGGCCTGCCAAACATGAAACGTTCATAGCGACCAGTGGAGAAGGACGAAACAGCCCTTTACTCCAGGTGTGGTGCGGAAtattgtgcatttttatttcaccCAAAATTGTATTTGAATTATTATGACAATTCTGTaatataaagataaaaaagTTTATAAAGAGTTAAATCTGTTGTAAAATTCTGGAAAATGTAATACGTTCAACAGATAATGCTATTTGTGAATGAAAACTTCAATCAATTTGGATTTTCTGATTATCCTTTAATTTTTATCTTGAAAAAGAATTGCCTTTTTTCTTCAATCGAACTATCGATAGGGATTCGATCACATTTCAGATCTCCTCTTGCGCCTCCAGACGTCTTTTGATCTACAGACTGTTCCTGCAAATCCTGCACTCAtcccaaaaacaaagaaatccaacgtgtaaaatgttttatttagatGTTTTATACTGTGCAACAGTAACAATACAATAAGTTGTCCATACAATCGAGCGatataaacacagaaaacacgGGAGACATGAAAACATCTGTCATGGAGGATGAAATGGAGCCGAACTGGAGTCCAAGTCATTCCCTCAGAAAAAGAACTGGAGAACGAGAAAACATAATGGCtgattaaatatgtattttttgtctcTATTTACAGGTGGAGCCTGTAAAAATGCTTATAACGTGCAAAAGACGTGGAGCATAAGCATTAGCAGCCATTTCCACAGCTACAGGAAACTTGTTCCAAGTAAAAGGCAATTTaaagttttacattttccaCCAGAAGGATTTTATCcgtgaaagcaaacacaatatTTTCCTCTTGTCAGATCGGATCGATGCTCGAACGCCTCCAAAGAACCCGCGTGAACGCGTGACGTGCGGGCCTttcatcaaataaaacaatgcgTCATCAGGAGCATGCAagaagtgacaaaaacacacatgaagTAATCATGAACAcgtttcattaaaaatataaaagtcTATCTTCAGTCGACTGTGTAAAATAAAGACGAAGCTTTAATAGAGGATAAATGCTCGACCCTTTCCTTcacaactttttcttttttatcaaactccgctttcatttttttttttttttttagaaaattccaactttctcatttcttttattttgaaatgtgtctGATGCCACTCTACGTTTAAACTCACACACGAAGCCATAATAGTTAGAACAAATGGAGACAAAGAGATAACGGTGTACAATGGAACCAACGTTGGCATGAGAACAGCATGAGTTGGGCTGGTCCGGTTCGGTCCGGTTCGGGTCGGTCCGGAGCCCCGCGTCATCCGGAGGAGATCGACGAACCGTTCACAGAAACCTTCCGGGGCTTGCTGCCGTCGCTTCCGAACGGAGTGAAGGACCGGCTG
This DNA window, taken from Brachionichthys hirsutus isolate HB-005 chromosome 14, CSIRO-AGI_Bhir_v1, whole genome shotgun sequence, encodes the following:
- the spag6 gene encoding sperm-associated antigen 6 gives rise to the protein MNQRQIIQVFELYQKSRLQFVQTVADLASRPQNIDALQEAGVLSLLRPLLLDPAPSIQHTAAQALGRLAEHSDELAEAVVREGILPQTIRSLASQNRFYKKTSAFLLRAVAKRSPELSQAVVSCGGVEALVPCLLDFDPWVKEAAAWALCCIARHNAALSQVVLDAGAVPLLLLCLLEPEIALKRIAASTLSDICKHTPELAQIVVDNGAIAHLAQMILNPDAKLKRQVFSALSQISKHSVSLAELVIEADIFPAAVACLRDPDDCVKKNVTTLMREVVKHTPELSQVIVNCGGIAEVIDYLGNCHGHLRLPGIMMLGYVAAHSENLAMAVIVSKGVLQLSLCLSEEPEHHIKAATAWSIGQIGRHTPEHANAVATADVLPRLLELYLDASSSEDLQAKSKTALKSILQKCTDLPRLEPLLYDAPSNILKHVLGQFSKVLPHDSKARRLFVTSGGLKKVQEIEAEPGSVLQQHVSSINGCFPEEIVRYYSPGYADVLLERL